The Flavobacterium faecale genome has a segment encoding these proteins:
- a CDS encoding superoxide dismutase, which produces MAFELPQLPYAYDALEPHIDARTMEIHHTKHHNAYTTNLNAAVAGTDMEGKTIENILINLDMSNGAVRNNGGGFYNHNLFWTVMTPNGGGLPTGDLLVAIEAAFGSFEEFKAKFSKAGATQFGSGWAWLCVQKGGKLDVCGTPNQDNPLMPGVGCGGTPILGMDVWEHAYYLHYQNRRPDYIEAFFSVVNWTEVSRRYASEK; this is translated from the coding sequence ATGGCTTTTGAATTACCACAATTACCTTATGCGTATGACGCTTTAGAACCACATATTGATGCTAGAACTATGGAAATACACCATACAAAGCACCACAATGCATATACAACCAATCTTAACGCTGCAGTAGCAGGAACAGATATGGAAGGAAAAACTATCGAAAATATTTTGATTAATCTAGATATGAGTAACGGTGCAGTAAGAAACAACGGTGGAGGTTTTTACAACCACAACTTGTTTTGGACAGTTATGACTCCAAACGGAGGAGGTTTACCAACTGGAGATTTATTAGTAGCAATCGAAGCTGCTTTTGGATCTTTTGAAGAATTTAAAGCTAAATTTAGCAAAGCAGGTGCAACTCAATTCGGTTCAGGATGGGCATGGTTATGTGTTCAAAAAGGAGGAAAACTAGATGTTTGCGGAACACCAAATCAAGACAATCCACTTATGCCGGGTGTTGGTTGTGGAGGAACTCCAATCTTAGGAATGGATGTATGGGAACATGCTTACTACTTACATTACCAAAACAGAAGACCAGACTACATCGAAGCTTTCTTTAGCGTTGTTAACTGGACTGAAGTTTCAAGAAGATATGCTTCTGAAAAATAA
- a CDS encoding 3-oxoacyl-ACP reductase, which yields MKKAILASGLFSLVMVLSSFTTVEATSNVEVGGNKVAIAGQGATSKMKFDIAGQGATSKMKFDIAGQGATSKMKFDIAGQGATSKMKFD from the coding sequence ATGAAAAAAGCAATTTTAGCCTCAGGATTATTTTCTTTAGTAATGGTATTAAGCTCTTTTACAACTGTAGAAGCAACATCAAATGTAGAAGTTGGTGGTAATAAAGTGGCTATCGCTGGGCAAGGAGCTACTAGTAAAATGAAATTTGATATTGCTGGACAAGGAGCGACAAGTAAAATGAAGTTTGATATCGCTGGGCAAGGAGCTACTAGTAAAATGAAATTTGATATTGCTGGACAAGGAGCGACAAGCAAAATGAAGTTTGATTAA
- a CDS encoding glycine--tRNA ligase: MAKQEDIFKNVISHAKEYGFIFPSSEVYDGLSAVYDYAQNGVELKKNIREYWWKSMVQMNDNIVGLDAAILMHPTTWKASGHVDAFNDPLIDNKDSKKRYRADVLVEDYAEKLNVKAKKEIEKARTRFGDAFNEQEFITTNARVVEYLAKEREILERLAKGMSEDLADVKALIEELEIADPETGSRNWTDVKQFNLMFGTKLGASADSAMDLYLRPETAQGIFVNFLNVQKSGRMKVPFGIAQTGKAFRNEIVARQFIFRMREFEQMEMQFFVRPGEEMKHYEYWKETRLKWHLSLGLGQANYRFHDHEKLAHYANAAADIEFNFPFGFKELEGIHSRTDFDLKAHEQHSGRKLQYFDAELNKNYVPYVVETSLGLDRMFLAVFATSLQEEVLEDGSSRTVLKLPSVLAPTKAAVLPLVKKDGLPDIAHQIIDDLKWDFNVAYDEKDAVGRRYRRQDALGTPFCITVDHQTIEDQTVTIRHRDSMKQDRVAIADLKSIIENEVSMKNWLMKM, translated from the coding sequence ATGGCAAAACAAGAAGATATTTTTAAGAATGTAATTTCGCATGCAAAAGAGTACGGATTTATTTTTCCGTCAAGCGAAGTTTACGATGGTTTAAGTGCAGTATATGATTATGCACAAAATGGTGTTGAATTGAAAAAGAACATCCGTGAATATTGGTGGAAATCCATGGTACAGATGAATGATAATATTGTAGGCCTTGATGCTGCAATATTAATGCATCCAACTACTTGGAAAGCTTCTGGTCACGTTGATGCTTTTAACGATCCATTAATCGATAATAAAGATTCCAAAAAAAGATATAGAGCAGATGTATTGGTGGAAGATTATGCTGAAAAGCTTAATGTAAAAGCTAAGAAGGAAATCGAAAAAGCGAGAACTCGTTTTGGAGATGCTTTTAACGAACAAGAATTTATCACTACCAATGCGCGTGTAGTGGAATATCTAGCCAAAGAAAGAGAAATTCTCGAAAGACTGGCAAAAGGTATGAGTGAAGATCTTGCAGATGTAAAGGCTTTAATCGAAGAATTAGAAATTGCCGATCCAGAAACGGGTTCAAGAAACTGGACAGACGTTAAGCAGTTCAATTTGATGTTTGGAACCAAATTGGGAGCTTCTGCAGATTCTGCGATGGACTTGTATTTACGACCAGAAACAGCTCAAGGTATTTTTGTAAACTTTTTGAATGTGCAAAAATCAGGAAGAATGAAAGTTCCTTTTGGTATTGCTCAAACCGGAAAAGCATTTAGAAACGAAATTGTTGCAAGACAATTTATTTTCCGTATGCGTGAATTTGAACAAATGGAAATGCAGTTTTTTGTGCGTCCAGGAGAAGAAATGAAACATTATGAATATTGGAAAGAAACCCGTTTAAAATGGCATTTGTCGTTAGGACTTGGTCAAGCGAACTACCGTTTTCATGATCACGAAAAATTAGCGCATTATGCTAATGCTGCGGCTGATATCGAGTTTAATTTCCCGTTTGGATTTAAAGAATTAGAAGGAATCCATTCGCGTACTGATTTTGATTTAAAAGCACACGAACAACATTCGGGTAGAAAACTACAGTATTTTGATGCCGAATTAAATAAGAATTATGTTCCTTATGTAGTTGAAACTTCATTAGGATTGGACAGAATGTTTTTGGCAGTATTTGCTACTTCTTTGCAAGAAGAGGTGTTGGAAGACGGATCGTCTAGAACAGTATTGAAATTACCATCGGTATTGGCTCCTACAAAAGCGGCAGTCTTACCATTGGTTAAAAAAGACGGATTGCCTGATATTGCACATCAAATTATTGATGATTTGAAATGGGATTTCAATGTAGCGTATGATGAGAAAGATGCAGTGGGTCGTCGTTATAGAAGACAAGATGCACTTGGAACACCATTTTGTATTACTGTGGATCACCAAACGATAGAAGATCAAACGGTGACTATTCGTCATAGAGATTCTATGAAACAAGATCGTGTAGCAATAGCTGATTTGAAATCAATTATTGAAAATGAAGTTTCGATGAAAAATTGGTTGATGAAAATGTAA
- a CDS encoding ComF family protein, with protein MLKSLLNLFFPPICTGCKNLLLPNEEIICTICRHEIPVTQHHSMEDNEAMGKFYGRIDLQHASAVFYFHKKGIVQELIHNLKYRGDQEIGTFIGEWYLSDLKKIPALFTIDAVIPVPIHPKKLRSRGYNQVTTFGQTIANGLNTKYIDTILIRTKYTQTQSKKNLLARSEGIQNAFDVVYSEDQHHKHFLLVDDVLTTGATLEACCIALQKIPGVKISIITMAMAQ; from the coding sequence ATGTTAAAATCGCTTCTGAATTTATTTTTTCCGCCAATCTGCACGGGTTGCAAGAATTTGTTGCTACCCAACGAGGAGATCATTTGCACTATTTGCAGACACGAAATTCCCGTAACACAACACCACTCAATGGAAGATAATGAAGCTATGGGCAAATTTTATGGCCGAATTGATCTTCAGCACGCTTCGGCTGTATTCTATTTTCATAAAAAAGGAATTGTACAAGAGCTAATACATAACTTAAAATACCGCGGAGATCAAGAGATTGGAACCTTTATTGGCGAATGGTACCTATCTGATCTAAAAAAAATTCCTGCATTATTCACTATCGACGCCGTTATACCAGTCCCAATTCATCCAAAAAAATTGCGATCACGTGGCTATAACCAAGTAACTACCTTTGGGCAAACCATAGCAAATGGGCTGAATACAAAATATATTGATACTATTTTAATTCGAACAAAATACACACAAACACAATCCAAAAAAAATCTATTGGCCAGATCTGAAGGTATTCAAAACGCTTTTGACGTTGTTTATAGCGAAGACCAACACCATAAACATTTTTTACTTGTTGATGATGTTCTTACTACAGGAGCAACATTAGAAGCATGTTGCATTGCTTTGCAAAAAATTCCAGGTGTCAAAATTAGTATTATTACTATGGCAATGGCGCAATAG
- a CDS encoding LytR/AlgR family response regulator transcription factor has protein sequence MNYSYIIIDDNHESSLETKAVADGFSNLLFLGMADTYNDGLNLILEQHPDLVFLEIDPKKKKSNLSLHLINELYRFLKVVPKIIITTSKKDLAFDAIQYQVTDYMLKPVARIDLTKLVLKLDKATGTQVVERITDSKKTALPTNIVSEEYKEVVNEVNRPMVLCVKSYGDHRYIDSRDITYLQADNNSTDIHLINGEMITAFKTLKNFESLLSYPFVRIHNSYIVNSHSIARIHTGNSVCYIRNTTIKLPFSKSYKSNVDFIIGQIASGNYLEI, from the coding sequence ATGAACTATTCGTATATTATTATTGACGACAATCATGAAAGTTCTTTAGAAACGAAAGCTGTCGCAGATGGTTTTTCGAATCTTTTATTTTTGGGCATGGCTGATACATATAACGATGGTTTGAATTTGATTTTAGAACAACATCCTGACCTTGTTTTTTTAGAAATAGATCCTAAAAAGAAGAAAAGTAATTTGTCATTGCATCTTATTAATGAATTGTATCGTTTTCTAAAAGTTGTTCCTAAAATTATTATTACTACTTCAAAAAAGGATTTAGCCTTTGACGCTATCCAATACCAAGTGACGGATTATATGCTTAAACCCGTTGCAAGAATTGATCTTACCAAATTGGTCTTGAAATTAGATAAAGCTACAGGTACGCAGGTAGTAGAACGCATTACAGACAGTAAGAAAACGGCATTGCCTACCAATATTGTATCCGAAGAGTATAAAGAGGTTGTAAACGAAGTAAACCGACCAATGGTGTTATGTGTTAAGTCCTATGGAGATCATCGTTATATTGACTCAAGAGACATCACCTATCTTCAGGCAGACAACAATTCTACAGATATTCATTTGATTAATGGTGAGATGATAACCGCATTCAAAACCTTGAAGAATTTTGAGAGTTTGTTGTCCTATCCATTTGTACGCATTCACAACAGTTACATTGTCAATAGCCATAGTATTGCTAGAATCCACACAGGCAACTCAGTTTGTTATATTCGAAATACAACCATAAAACTACCTTTCTCCAAATCGTATAAGTCCAATGTAGATTTCATTATTGGCCAAATTGCTAGCGGAAATTACCTCGAAATCTAA